The window acaaaaatactCAAACCCACAGGGAATACCATTACTATGATCTTAGGTAAGTAATTATATATTCTTAGGCTAAAAGAAGTTTCCTTTGCTACTCCCTGCCTTGAAATTGTAATGTAGTGTATCATACCAATGATTTGTAAATCCTTATCATGCTATGTAAACCTATAATCATTTCACAGTTTGATATGTTTGCCTCACTCAGGCAGTGCTGCACTGTTTGTTTTACTGAGGTTTGTGTGGCTGGTTTCCCACTTGGTCATACATCATTCTGTCAGAGCTTGGCTTGCTGGGCAGGTGCTGGCGGCTGCACTGCGAATCCCGCTGTCATCTTGTCAAACCCAGGACGCTCTATCCCTGCAGCACTtatgcagaaaacagaaacagcatGGCAGCTTTGGAAAATGATGGATAATGTAGCTTGCCTTGGTTTCCTAAAGGCAAGAAAATCCAGTTGCGCTGATCTGGTATGTTGTACTGGTGGTGGTAGTGGtagtgatattttcttttttctgtgcagaTGGACATATggttaatacttttttttttaattgaattaaatGGCTTAATTACTGGAGCTTGTAGAAGAGGCAGAATAACAAAGACTGTACTAATCACCCCACTGGCACTTCCATTTTATCAAATAGTGTGGCCAATGTGAGTTTAGGGTTCCCTCTAATCCCTGCAGagtttaaaaaaccaaattacaGATGCAGGATTGCACTGGACAGCAGGAGACAGATGGTGAATTGTTCtcagtttctccttttcctcagtTACTGGACTGCTAAAGACTGTTCAGATCTTCATTGAAACAATGACTTAGAGAAGCGACTTTGAAGCCCAGATGTGAAAGAACTGACCTGAGAAAGAAAGTTTTGGTTCCAACACTTTTTCAGTGTCTGAAAGACTGCAGTTGAATTATGATGAACCCAGGACTCCTCATGATGAGTCTTTTGAATCATGGCATTTCTGAAAGGATTTATCATTACATTTCAATTGGAACTCCATTTCAAAGTCTACAGTTAAATTGAATTCACAATTGGTTTATGGACTTACTGATAGATACTGTGGCATTTGCATATTAATTTTGCAAGATTATTTGTATCTTATCTCTTATGGTATTTGTTTTGGACTTCCAAGACTAACACTCAGATTAGTTCATGGTTGTGTTATACAGTGAAAATGGGAACTACTACCTAACTGttaactatttttatttcttagtaATACCATTATTTTTTACCATCACTtctaagtgatttttttttttctacccaTTTTAATGGAAGTTTGATCTCCTTTATTGATACATTCTTCCTGATCTTTTCTTGTGTGCTAGAAGATGCCaacttgtctttttttaatgaaaaagcagCATAATGATATCATTGCCATCTAAATGTACCTGTCAGAGTTCTCAACCAATACTGGACTGGATTGGCTGTTGCCTTACAGAGGTTTCAGAAATTTATGGCTGCAGAGTGGATGCTTTCTGGCTTTCATCCTCTGTTCTCCGTCCCCAGTGTGAGAGAAGAAAGGTCTGCACCCTATAACATTAATAATTTCTGGCATATATTTAACAAATATCATTATTTGAGATCTCTCTCATACTATTCTGGTTTTGACCTCATCCTGTCTGACAGCTCTGGAAAAAATGCCTGCTTCCTAAATAAAACATTGCAAGAAGGATGGTTTCCAGCAGTCCTGTCttaccatttttctttttagaagctgagctgctctgagttTTCGATCATTCTATCAGGCACAAGACTTTAAATTTAACTGTGTGATTTACCAGAGcaatatttattcattattattgTGTTCATATTCTGAGTTAAACGATGATGAATGCATTAAAAGTGGActgaattaaataataatatggCATCTTCATTGTAACCTAACAAAACCTCATTTACACTAGATATCAAAATAGGGGAGAGGTTTATGTTAGTTATCCTACataagcaaaggaaaggaattgCTGATCTATTTACTGCATATGTCAAAGAAACTGCCCCACTTAAAATCCCACATTGTCTTATGGCTTCATAACAAAACCAAGTACATTTCAAGGGAAAGCtgaatttagaaattaattagaaaaacaTAACCAAACCCTCCTCTTTtggttaaatatttttatgtaaaatcaGTGTATTGTCATACTCATTATCTCATGCCATTATATATTGACTCTGGAAGGACTcacatttagaaaacaaacaaacattgaCAGCACATTTTGCTCAATGTTTACAGTCAATGATGGACTTTTTcatctgaatttttcttcttgatgaTATAATTCATTTACTACTAGGGATCCAGTCAGCTCTCTAGAGAAGCCAAGAAATAAGAGAATTGCAAGTTCCTAGGCTGagcatgttttcattttatgttaGTACTGGGGGGAAATGATTAAAGCTTAATTATTAATTCCTTTCAtgcttttttctgctattttcctAAAGTGTTTAGTGATTGCTTTGACATACATCTgtcaaaggttttttttctgactctAGAGACCATAATTTCAAAGGAACTTTTACCGTGTGTTGCCCCCAAAGAAATTTTGAAGTCATTAGATGTGCAAAATCCTTAGTCCAAGTATAAAAATGCACAAGAAAATGAATAGTGGCATGTGCAAAAAATGCTAATGAGAACTTTTACTACTTTTATCAGATAGCTGAAACGTAGATGAAAATGAGAAGAGTTTTGCAGCCTCACAGGTTAGAGTAGCTTGACACAGTGAAATTATGCTGACTTGTATCTCCATAGTTCAAGGAAAGGCAGAACAATATTTTGTTTGTCATCAGCTATAGCTGGATgcagcagagaggctgtgacTCTGTTTTGCTAGAGCCAGGATAGTACTGGTCACAGATCTTCCACATTCCAATCAACACTGGGAACCAGTGTTGATTGGAACGTGGAAGATCTGTGGCTTCATATGATTGgaacttaatttttaaagactccaggatttttgagattttgagTTCAGGACAGATCCTGCAGGGTGTGTTTTAATTCAGAGTtagagttttaattttaatactaCTGTACTTTCAAATTCTCCTGGGATTTTGGTTCCTCTGTAATTGAATGTTTATAAGGAAACACAATGTGATCACTGTAAAGAGTTCAGATTAATCACAATCTGGATTTCACATGCAGGTTTGACTTGAAATGTGTCACAGGCAGCTTGGCTTTTTAAAGACATCTTTCAAAGTGCTAAAGTGATTTTATGTACAAGTATGAGGACGATTATTTAACATCTTCGCCTGTTcacttgatttttgtttggtttttctctgctACAGACTATGTCAGAGAGCCACAATGATCATGCATAATAGCAGTTCATCCTCGCTCCTTTTACCGAATGTGAGCTCCTTCTGGAAGAGAGATTCGCATGGACCGGGATTCCTTGATGAATCAGCATCACTCATTGGCAGCTATGACTTCCCTCAGACCACAGAGagttttcctttctccactGTGGAATCAACAAACATGACCCTAAATGCCACAAGCAAAGACCCTCTGGGTGGACACACTATCTGGCAAGTAGTTTTGATTGCTTTCCTCACCGGGATCCTTGCACTGGTGACCATTATAGGAAACATCTTAGTGATTGTTGCGTTTAAGGTTAACAAACAACTGAAAACAGTCAACAACTACTTTTTGTTGAGCCTTGCTTGTGCAGATTTGATCATCGGTGTTCTTTCCATGAATCTTTATACCACATACATCATCATGGACCACTGGGCCTTGGGAAGCTTGGCCTGTGATCTTTGGCTCTCCATTGACTATGTCGCCAGTAATGCCTCTGTCATGAACCTCCTCGTGATAAGTTTTGACAGGTATTTTTCCATTACTAGGCCACTGACATACAGAGCCAAACGAACAACCAAAAGGGCTGGGGTAATGATTGGTTTAGCATGGATCGTCTCTTTTGTTCTTTGGGCCCCTGCCATCTTGTTTTGGCAGTATTTTGTTGGAGAGAGGACTGTGCCTCCTGACGAATGTTTCATCCAGTTTCTAAGTGAACCTATCATCACTTTTGGCACTGCCATAGCTGCCTTTTATTTGCCGGTCACCATTATGAGTATTTTGTATTGGAGGATCTACAAGGAGACAGAGAAACGCACCAAAGAGTTAGCAGGGCTCCAGGCTTCGGGCAGTGAAGCGGAGGCAGCGCGCTTCGTGCACCAGACAGGCAGTTCCCGGAGCTGCAGCAGCTACGAGCTGCAGCGGCAGAACATGAAACGCTCCACCCGAAAGAAATACAGACGCTGCCACTTCTGGCTCACAATGAAGAgctgggagcccagcacagatcAGGGGGACCAAGAGCAtagcagcagtgacagctggaACAACAAtgatgctgctgcctcccttgAAAATTCAGCCTCCTCTGATGAAGAAGACATAGCTGCAGAGACCAGAGCCATCTATTCAATCGTGCTGAAGCTCCCTGGTCACAGTGCTATCCTCAATTCCACAAAACTACCCTCCTCAGAAGATTTGCATGAGTCAGGGGATGAGCTGCAGAAATCCGACACAGAATCGAAGGAAAAGAAACCTAAAAAATTGCACCCTCCTAAAGGTATTCAGGATGGTGGAAATTTCCAAAAGAGCTTTACTAAGCTTCCAATTGAACCAGAATCAGAAGAGACAACCACAGCTTCTGATGGCATCTCATCAGTCACCAAGACATCGACAGCCCTGCCCTTGTCCTTTAAGGAAGCAACCCTGGCAAAAAAGTTTGCCTTGAAGACCAGAAGTCAGATCACAAAACGAAAACGAATGTCACttatcaaagaaaagaaagcagcacagacactcAGTGCCATTTTGTTTGCCTTCATCATTACCTGGACCCCGTATAACATCATGGTTCTGGTGAACACCTTTTGCAGCTGTATCCCCAAAACTTTCTGGCACCTGGGGTATTGGCTTTGCTACATCAATAGCACAGTGAACCCCATGTGCTATGCACTGTGTAACAAAACATTCAGAAACACTTtcaagatgctgctgctgtgccagtgtGACAAACGAAAACGACGCAAACAGCAGTATCAGCAAAGGCAGTCCGTCATTTTTCATAAGCGGATCCCTAGGGAGGCTTCATagaatagtattttttaaacaaataaaaaaataacgAAGCAGGGATGtgatgggatgggacaggatggggtGGGATAGGACAGAACAGGATGGCATGGGACAGGGCAGCATGGGCAAGGTAGTAAGGGATGAGACAGGATGGGTTGGGGAGGGAAGGTGGTTCCAGGGTGCTGATTCTATGATTTAGACATGAAAGCAGCTGCCGGGCTTATTAATCCTTTCAATAAATCCAGTTTAATATAAAAGTCAATCCACATTCAGCAAAAACTAAGAAACttcaacatttttattaagGAGTGAAAGATTTAATAAAGTTTTCCTATGAATTTGTGAGAAGCTGTATAGCAATTATAAACCCATTACTGATGTGCCCAGCTGTTTGATTATAATCAGCTCTGGGATCTCAGGTAAGCACATCTAGCTAGcccaacttttctttttccaaggaATCCAACAACTTTCAATTCAAGTTACGTACAGATGTAGCAAGCTAATGAAACAGGattatgaaattatttgagACACTGTATAGGTTGAAAAATTGCCTCTTGTTGACCCGGTAGAGCTTCCTGTCTACTTCTCTTCTGATATATTGTTAATTGTACCCCTTATTCCTGATTTCTGAGTATCTACGTGTGCAGCTGATGTTATATGTGTGTGCGTGAGTGTGTATGTATGCGTAGCATGCATTCACACCTCTAAAATACACACATACCAGGAAAGAGGTGATCTTTTTGTTCTAGGTTTTACGGGGCCCCCCATCATGATTACATGTGattgaaactttttaaaagttcaaaAATCATGTTATAAGTATATAGTTCATTATTTGCCACCTGAAATTCAAGTTTTTCTCTGGAACCAAAGCATGGTGTCCACATTTCAAACtgagaaaaccaaaacatagCCTGTGAGTTTACAGAGTTTTATAATTGGGTACTTGCCCAGTAAAACCTTAATCTTGAGCACAGAGTCTCTCCTCAAGTGATCATTAAATGATACAAAGGGGAAAGGAATTGAAGGCTACATTCAGGGAAGAGTATGAAGCTGTCTTGTTAGGGCATAGGATAATGAGAACCCAGATCTGGGCTGCACAGTACCAGTGCCCAAAGGGAGCTGCTCAGGAGCCAGGTGGGTGCAACCATCAGCAGCAGACCCGTGTCCTGCTGggaaggctgtgctgctgtcaaaGCACACATGGCTCCTGCAACACCCTATCCTGAGCTGCGCCATGGGGATGCACCACCCTTCTCAGAGCCAGCTCAGATCCTGTGTGCAGTACCTCTACAGCTTCCGATGAAAGTTCAAGTTGTAACTTTCTGATAAAAGTTGGTTGAGCCCTGCTGCTTGCACTGTCTGCCCAGGTGATCTTCAGATGCAAATGATTTGTTTcaaagaaatgctttatttttgcatGTGAAGGATGCTCActaaaaagtgtttcttttccacaacctgttttaaaaatcatcagaaGTGCACCTAAATCCGTTTGATGCCAGGTTATTCAGTGGTGTGAAAAATGTGATATTGCCAATTTGTAACCTGGCAATTTTTgataaagacaattttaaaaggGCTTTAATATTTATAGTTTAGACATGACCAGTATTTCCTGGTATTTGTGAGGTGGTCTGCACCAAACATGATTTATAAATGTCAGAGATCCCCTGGGGAAAGGATTGTACTTTAAACTGTTGCTCTAAATCTGATATCTGATTTAGTTACATGTTGAAAGATTATTTTGTATTCTCCTTTGAGCTGACCaaaacttttttgttgttgttgcttagACTCTTATTTTGCTGCAAATAAAACAAGTATCTTATTTTACAAAGGGGCATCAGTGTTGTGAATACAGAACTGATATTAAAGCTGCTTTTGTATTCAGTGTGAGATGGTGTTTACAGATGATTTTGACAACAGTGGAAATATATTAAATGGTGTCTGTGTAACTAAactatttaattttgtgttatgttcatataaagaaatatttatacatatttcactgaatgttttatttaatgttgATAACTATTGCTCTTCAGTCTTCAGCTGTAGTGTCCTTTTAAAGTGATTCATAAAGGTCTGCTTGAGAAATGAATAGACTATACCTAACTTtcttgtcattaaaaaaaattctcttttgtaTGAGTTGTTTAAAATGTCTACCCTAAAGTAATCTCATAAATTATATTGAACTCTACTGCAAGTAC of the Camarhynchus parvulus chromosome 3, STF_HiC, whole genome shotgun sequence genome contains:
- the CHRM3 gene encoding muscarinic acetylcholine receptor M3 isoform X1, whose product is MVYTSPLPCPCLHADTVPVLFPKEEFTELQCLIQLAALMILTGPCRLCQRATMIMHNSSSSSLLLPNVSSFWKRDSHGPGFLDESASLIGSYDFPQTTESFPFSTVESTNMTLNATSKDPLGGHTIWQVVLIAFLTGILALVTIIGNILVIVAFKVNKQLKTVNNYFLLSLACADLIIGVLSMNLYTTYIIMDHWALGSLACDLWLSIDYVASNASVMNLLVISFDRYFSITRPLTYRAKRTTKRAGVMIGLAWIVSFVLWAPAILFWQYFVGERTVPPDECFIQFLSEPIITFGTAIAAFYLPVTIMSILYWRIYKETEKRTKELAGLQASGSEAEAARFVHQTGSSRSCSSYELQRQNMKRSTRKKYRRCHFWLTMKSWEPSTDQGDQEHSSSDSWNNNDAAASLENSASSDEEDIAAETRAIYSIVLKLPGHSAILNSTKLPSSEDLHESGDELQKSDTESKEKKPKKLHPPKGIQDGGNFQKSFTKLPIEPESEETTTASDGISSVTKTSTALPLSFKEATLAKKFALKTRSQITKRKRMSLIKEKKAAQTLSAILFAFIITWTPYNIMVLVNTFCSCIPKTFWHLGYWLCYINSTVNPMCYALCNKTFRNTFKMLLLCQCDKRKRRKQQYQQRQSVIFHKRIPREAS
- the CHRM3 gene encoding muscarinic acetylcholine receptor M3 isoform X2; its protein translation is MIMHNSSSSSLLLPNVSSFWKRDSHGPGFLDESASLIGSYDFPQTTESFPFSTVESTNMTLNATSKDPLGGHTIWQVVLIAFLTGILALVTIIGNILVIVAFKVNKQLKTVNNYFLLSLACADLIIGVLSMNLYTTYIIMDHWALGSLACDLWLSIDYVASNASVMNLLVISFDRYFSITRPLTYRAKRTTKRAGVMIGLAWIVSFVLWAPAILFWQYFVGERTVPPDECFIQFLSEPIITFGTAIAAFYLPVTIMSILYWRIYKETEKRTKELAGLQASGSEAEAARFVHQTGSSRSCSSYELQRQNMKRSTRKKYRRCHFWLTMKSWEPSTDQGDQEHSSSDSWNNNDAAASLENSASSDEEDIAAETRAIYSIVLKLPGHSAILNSTKLPSSEDLHESGDELQKSDTESKEKKPKKLHPPKGIQDGGNFQKSFTKLPIEPESEETTTASDGISSVTKTSTALPLSFKEATLAKKFALKTRSQITKRKRMSLIKEKKAAQTLSAILFAFIITWTPYNIMVLVNTFCSCIPKTFWHLGYWLCYINSTVNPMCYALCNKTFRNTFKMLLLCQCDKRKRRKQQYQQRQSVIFHKRIPREAS